The Nycticebus coucang isolate mNycCou1 chromosome 5, mNycCou1.pri, whole genome shotgun sequence genome window below encodes:
- the DENND2D gene encoding DENN domain-containing protein 2D isoform X2, whose product MDGLGRRLRASLRLKRGHGGPAQDNAGEAVKEPERAQEHSLPSFAGGQHFFEYLLVVSLKKKHLGNDYEPTITYQFPKRENLLRGQQEEEERLLKAIPLFCFPDGNEWAPLTEYPRETFSFVLTNVDGSRKIGYCRRLLPVGPGPRLPKVYCIISCIGCFGLFSKILDEVEKRHQISMAVIYPFMQGLREAAFPAPGKTVTLKSFIPDSGTEFISLTRPLDSHLEHVDFSSLLHCLSCEQILQIFASAVLERKIIFLAEGLSTLSQCIHAAAALLYPFSWAHTYIPVVPESLLATVCCPTPFMVGVQKRFLQDVMDSPMEEVLLVNLCEGTFLMSVGDEKDILPPKLQEDILGSLNRGIDELQTLEEINEHVSGPFVKFFVKTVGHYASYIKREANGQGHFQERSFCKALTSKTNRRFVKKFVKTQLFSLFIQEAEKSKNPPAGYFQQKILEYEEQKKQKKPREKSVK is encoded by the exons ATGGATGGGCTCGGCCGCCGCCTTCGAGCCAGCCTGAGACTGAAGCGCGGCCATGGGG GACCTGCACAGGACAATGCGGGGGAAGCTGTAAAGGAACCAGAAAGGGCCCAGGAGCACTCTCTGCCCAGCTTTGCTGGAGGGCAGCACTTCTTTGAATACCTTCTTGTtgtttctctcaaaaaaaagcatttaGGGAATGACTATGAGCCTACGATCACCTACCAGTTTCCCAAG cGAGAGAACCTGCTTCGgggtcagcaggaggaggaggaaaggttGCTTAAAGCCATCCCCTTGTTCTGTTTCCCAGATGGCAATGAGTGGGCACCACTCACTGAGTACCCCAG GGAGACGTTCTCCTTCGTTCTGACCAATGTGGATGGGAGCAGAAAAATTGGATACTGCAGGCGCCTCTTG CCCGTCGGCCCTGGCCCTCGCCTTCCCAAAGTGTACTGCATCATCAGCTGCATCGGCTGCTTTGGCTTGTTCTCCAAG ATCCTGGATGAAGTGGAGAAGAGGCATCAAATCTCCATGGCTGTCATCTACCCGTTCATGCAGGGCCTCCGAGAGGCAGCCTTCCCTGCTCCTGGAAAGACTGTCACCCTCAAGAGCTTCATCCCAGACTCTGGCACTGAG TTCATTTCGTTGACACGGCCTCTGGACTCCCATCTAGAACACGTGGATTTTAGTTCTCTATTGCATTGTCTCAGTTGTGAACAGATACTTCAGATCTTTGCCTCTGCAGTACTGGAGAGAAAAATCATCTTCTTGGCAGAAGGTCTCAG CACCCTGTCTCAGTGCATCCATGCTGCCGCCGCGCTGCTCTACCCTTTCAGCTGGGCGCACACCTACATCCCAGTTGTCCCTGAGAGCCTTCTGGCTACTGTCTGCTGCCCCACTCCCTTCATGGTTGGGGTACAAAAGCGCTTTTTGCAGGACGTCATGGACAGCCCCATGGAAGAG GTCCTGTTGGTGAATCTTTGTGAAGGAACCTTTTTAATGTCG GTTGGTGATGAAAAAGACATCCTTCCACCAAAGCTTCAGGAAGACATCTTAGGCTCTCTTAATCGGGGAATTGATGAATTACAGA CTTTAGAAGAAATCAATGAGCATGTTTCAGGCCCTTTTGTAAAGTTCTTTGTCAAAACTGTGGGCCACTATGCTTCCTATATCAAGCGGGAAGCAAATGGGCAAGGCCACTTCCAGGAACGGTCCTTCTGTAAGGCTTTGACCTCCAAGACCAACCGCCGATTTGTGAAGAAGTTTGTGAAGACGCAGCTCTTCTCCCTTTTCATCCAGGAAGCTGAGAAGAGCAAGAATCCTCCTGCAG GCTATTTCCAACAGAAAATACTTGAATATGAGGaacagaagaaacagaagaaacccAGAGAAAAGTCTGTGAAATAA
- the DENND2D gene encoding DENN domain-containing protein 2D isoform X1, giving the protein MEGQMVGRVLRTIRHRLPRLRAGPAQDNAGEAVKEPERAQEHSLPSFAGGQHFFEYLLVVSLKKKHLGNDYEPTITYQFPKRENLLRGQQEEEERLLKAIPLFCFPDGNEWAPLTEYPRETFSFVLTNVDGSRKIGYCRRLLPVGPGPRLPKVYCIISCIGCFGLFSKILDEVEKRHQISMAVIYPFMQGLREAAFPAPGKTVTLKSFIPDSGTEFISLTRPLDSHLEHVDFSSLLHCLSCEQILQIFASAVLERKIIFLAEGLSTLSQCIHAAAALLYPFSWAHTYIPVVPESLLATVCCPTPFMVGVQKRFLQDVMDSPMEEVLLVNLCEGTFLMSVGDEKDILPPKLQEDILGSLNRGIDELQTLEEINEHVSGPFVKFFVKTVGHYASYIKREANGQGHFQERSFCKALTSKTNRRFVKKFVKTQLFSLFIQEAEKSKNPPAGYFQQKILEYEEQKKQKKPREKSVK; this is encoded by the exons ATGGAAGGACAAATGGTAGGCCGGGTACTCAGGACCATCCGACACCGGCTGCCTCGACTTCGAGCAG GACCTGCACAGGACAATGCGGGGGAAGCTGTAAAGGAACCAGAAAGGGCCCAGGAGCACTCTCTGCCCAGCTTTGCTGGAGGGCAGCACTTCTTTGAATACCTTCTTGTtgtttctctcaaaaaaaagcatttaGGGAATGACTATGAGCCTACGATCACCTACCAGTTTCCCAAG cGAGAGAACCTGCTTCGgggtcagcaggaggaggaggaaaggttGCTTAAAGCCATCCCCTTGTTCTGTTTCCCAGATGGCAATGAGTGGGCACCACTCACTGAGTACCCCAG GGAGACGTTCTCCTTCGTTCTGACCAATGTGGATGGGAGCAGAAAAATTGGATACTGCAGGCGCCTCTTG CCCGTCGGCCCTGGCCCTCGCCTTCCCAAAGTGTACTGCATCATCAGCTGCATCGGCTGCTTTGGCTTGTTCTCCAAG ATCCTGGATGAAGTGGAGAAGAGGCATCAAATCTCCATGGCTGTCATCTACCCGTTCATGCAGGGCCTCCGAGAGGCAGCCTTCCCTGCTCCTGGAAAGACTGTCACCCTCAAGAGCTTCATCCCAGACTCTGGCACTGAG TTCATTTCGTTGACACGGCCTCTGGACTCCCATCTAGAACACGTGGATTTTAGTTCTCTATTGCATTGTCTCAGTTGTGAACAGATACTTCAGATCTTTGCCTCTGCAGTACTGGAGAGAAAAATCATCTTCTTGGCAGAAGGTCTCAG CACCCTGTCTCAGTGCATCCATGCTGCCGCCGCGCTGCTCTACCCTTTCAGCTGGGCGCACACCTACATCCCAGTTGTCCCTGAGAGCCTTCTGGCTACTGTCTGCTGCCCCACTCCCTTCATGGTTGGGGTACAAAAGCGCTTTTTGCAGGACGTCATGGACAGCCCCATGGAAGAG GTCCTGTTGGTGAATCTTTGTGAAGGAACCTTTTTAATGTCG GTTGGTGATGAAAAAGACATCCTTCCACCAAAGCTTCAGGAAGACATCTTAGGCTCTCTTAATCGGGGAATTGATGAATTACAGA CTTTAGAAGAAATCAATGAGCATGTTTCAGGCCCTTTTGTAAAGTTCTTTGTCAAAACTGTGGGCCACTATGCTTCCTATATCAAGCGGGAAGCAAATGGGCAAGGCCACTTCCAGGAACGGTCCTTCTGTAAGGCTTTGACCTCCAAGACCAACCGCCGATTTGTGAAGAAGTTTGTGAAGACGCAGCTCTTCTCCCTTTTCATCCAGGAAGCTGAGAAGAGCAAGAATCCTCCTGCAG GCTATTTCCAACAGAAAATACTTGAATATGAGGaacagaagaaacagaagaaacccAGAGAAAAGTCTGTGAAATAA
- the DENND2D gene encoding DENN domain-containing protein 2D isoform X3: protein MGRENLLRGQQEEEERLLKAIPLFCFPDGNEWAPLTEYPRETFSFVLTNVDGSRKIGYCRRLLPVGPGPRLPKVYCIISCIGCFGLFSKILDEVEKRHQISMAVIYPFMQGLREAAFPAPGKTVTLKSFIPDSGTEFISLTRPLDSHLEHVDFSSLLHCLSCEQILQIFASAVLERKIIFLAEGLSTLSQCIHAAAALLYPFSWAHTYIPVVPESLLATVCCPTPFMVGVQKRFLQDVMDSPMEEVLLVNLCEGTFLMSVGDEKDILPPKLQEDILGSLNRGIDELQTLEEINEHVSGPFVKFFVKTVGHYASYIKREANGQGHFQERSFCKALTSKTNRRFVKKFVKTQLFSLFIQEAEKSKNPPAGYFQQKILEYEEQKKQKKPREKSVK from the exons ATGGGG cGAGAGAACCTGCTTCGgggtcagcaggaggaggaggaaaggttGCTTAAAGCCATCCCCTTGTTCTGTTTCCCAGATGGCAATGAGTGGGCACCACTCACTGAGTACCCCAG GGAGACGTTCTCCTTCGTTCTGACCAATGTGGATGGGAGCAGAAAAATTGGATACTGCAGGCGCCTCTTG CCCGTCGGCCCTGGCCCTCGCCTTCCCAAAGTGTACTGCATCATCAGCTGCATCGGCTGCTTTGGCTTGTTCTCCAAG ATCCTGGATGAAGTGGAGAAGAGGCATCAAATCTCCATGGCTGTCATCTACCCGTTCATGCAGGGCCTCCGAGAGGCAGCCTTCCCTGCTCCTGGAAAGACTGTCACCCTCAAGAGCTTCATCCCAGACTCTGGCACTGAG TTCATTTCGTTGACACGGCCTCTGGACTCCCATCTAGAACACGTGGATTTTAGTTCTCTATTGCATTGTCTCAGTTGTGAACAGATACTTCAGATCTTTGCCTCTGCAGTACTGGAGAGAAAAATCATCTTCTTGGCAGAAGGTCTCAG CACCCTGTCTCAGTGCATCCATGCTGCCGCCGCGCTGCTCTACCCTTTCAGCTGGGCGCACACCTACATCCCAGTTGTCCCTGAGAGCCTTCTGGCTACTGTCTGCTGCCCCACTCCCTTCATGGTTGGGGTACAAAAGCGCTTTTTGCAGGACGTCATGGACAGCCCCATGGAAGAG GTCCTGTTGGTGAATCTTTGTGAAGGAACCTTTTTAATGTCG GTTGGTGATGAAAAAGACATCCTTCCACCAAAGCTTCAGGAAGACATCTTAGGCTCTCTTAATCGGGGAATTGATGAATTACAGA CTTTAGAAGAAATCAATGAGCATGTTTCAGGCCCTTTTGTAAAGTTCTTTGTCAAAACTGTGGGCCACTATGCTTCCTATATCAAGCGGGAAGCAAATGGGCAAGGCCACTTCCAGGAACGGTCCTTCTGTAAGGCTTTGACCTCCAAGACCAACCGCCGATTTGTGAAGAAGTTTGTGAAGACGCAGCTCTTCTCCCTTTTCATCCAGGAAGCTGAGAAGAGCAAGAATCCTCCTGCAG GCTATTTCCAACAGAAAATACTTGAATATGAGGaacagaagaaacagaagaaacccAGAGAAAAGTCTGTGAAATAA